One window of the Salmo trutta chromosome 35, fSalTru1.1, whole genome shotgun sequence genome contains the following:
- the LOC115175082 gene encoding serine/threonine-protein kinase PAK 6, with amino-acid sequence MFRRKKKRRPEISAPQDFEHRVHTSFDAVQGCFVGLPPQWQSVIDILRRPKPVVDPSRITNVELRPKKTICRGSFIGHGDYISHVISEMTRLTVTSSNSLRKSSPSARQRARSMGRLGDLVEGDTYQYEELGQEKRHNGGNNYWQVQSESGSPKLTLRKTSTLQPNGVLPRAKSTHEMSTAAGDKPAPLPKGPVPTPPRGGGTGHYTRSEWAGLINRPGQQMGMPQKGKIANQRPASCYNLQTLQTQQQVNMRVKPGVSHLPDLLTSSKDTSPQRPHSSCDLKMNSLGPSAMSLPNGTSSLIAGRGRTHRPSRSSSSYTIGLLSPIVQGATMPLLPKQDSPSQPRPSPTGSPATSSRGTAQQQQPKPKLGPEPEPAKVTHEQFKAALQMVVDKGDPRTSLENFVKIGEGSTGVVCIARERHSGRQVAVKMMDLRKQQRRELLFNEVVIMRDYRHNNVVEMYRSALVEEELWVIMEYLQGGALTNVVSETRLNEEQIATVCEAVLQALAYLHSQGVIHRDIKSDSILLTLDGRIKLSDFGFCAQISKDIPKRKSLVGTPYWMAPEVVSKTPYGTQVDVWSLGIMVVEMVDGEPPYFSDTPVAAMKKLRDEPPPTVRNTQKISPVLKDFLDRMLTRDPQERATASDLLEHPFLLQCGSRQCLVPLVERYRKRMSRC; translated from the exons ATGTTCCGGCGGAAAAAGAAGCGGAGGCCAGAGATCTCGGCGCCACAGGACTTTGAGCATCGGGTCCACACGTCATTCGACGCAGTGCAGGGGTGCTTCGTGGGCCTGCCGCCCCAGTGGCAGAGCGTCATTGACATCCTGAGGAGGCCAAAACCGGTGGTGGACCCGTCTCGGATCACCAATGTGGAGCTCAGGCCcaagaag ACCATTTGTAGGGGGAGCTTCATTGGACACGGAGACTACATCTCCCATGTCATCTCCGAGATGACTCGTCTTACCGTCACCAGTTCCAACTCGCTTCGGAAGAGCAGTCCTTCGGCGCGGCAACGGGCACGCTCCATGGGGCGCCTGGGCGACCTCGTCGAAGGGGACACGTATCAGTATGAGGAGCTGGGCCAAGAGAAGCGGCATAACGGAGGTAACAACTACTGGCAGGTACAAAGCGAGAGCGGCAGCCCCAAACTGACTCTTAGGAAAACCTCCACCCTCCAGCCCAATGGGGTACTGCCTCGGGCAAAGTCGACGCATGAGATGAGCACGGCGGCTGGGGATAAACCCGCACCTCTGCCGAAGGGGCCAGTCCCCACGCCCCCTAGAGGAGGAGGCACAGGTCATTATACACGTAGCGAATGGGCCGGACTTATAAATAGGCCGGGACAGCAGATGGGGATGCCGCAAAAGGGCAAGATAGCCAATCAGAGGCCGGCATCCTGCTATAACCTGCAGACCCTGCAGACGCAGCAGCAGGTCAACATGAGGGTCAAGCCTGGGGTCAGTCATCTGCCGGACCTTCTGACCTCCTCCAAGGATACTTCTCCTCAGAGACCCCACTCGTCCTGTGACCTGAAG ATGAATTCATTAGGGCCCTCGGCCATGTCCTTACCCAATGGCACCAGCAGCCTGATCGCAGGCCGAGGGCGAACCCACAGACCCTCACGCTcctcctccagctacaccattgGATTGTTATCACCCATAGTTCAGGGGGCTACCATGCCCCTACTCCCCAAACAGGACAGCCCATCCCAGCCCCGGCCTTCTCCCACGGGCTCCCCGGCCACCAGCTCAAGAGGAACGGCCCAGCAGCAACAGCCCAAACCCAAGCTTGGGCCAGAGCCCGAGCCGGCCAAAGTGACCCATGAACAGTTCAAGGCGGCCCTGCAGATGGTGGTGGACAAGGGCGACCCGCGCACCTCCCTGGAGAACTTTGTGAAGATCGGGGAGGGCTCCACGGGGGTTGTGTGCATCGCCCGCGAGAGGCATAGCGGTCGGCAGGTGGCAGTGAAGATGATGGATCTCCGTAAGCAGCAGCGCAGAGAGCTGCTCTTTAATGAG GTGGTGATCATGAGGGACTACCGGCACAACAACGTTGTGGAGATGTACAGGAGTGCCCTGGTGGAAGAGGAGCTGTGGGTTATCATGGAGTACCTGCAGGGCGGCGCTCTAACCAACGTCGTGTCTGAAACCAG GCTGAATGAAGAGCAGATAGCCACCGTGTGCGAGGCTGTACTACAGGCATTAGCCTATCTCCATTCCCAGGGAGTTATCCACCGTGACATCAAGAGTGACTCTATACTGCTCACGCTGGATGGGAGG ATCAAGCTGTCAGACTTTGGATTCTGTGCTCAGATCAGCAAAGACATCCCCAAAAGGAAGTCCTTGGTTGGAACACCGTACTGGATGGCTCCAGAGGTTGTGTCAAAGACGCCATATGGAACTCAG GTGGATGTGTGGTCCCTGGGTATCATGGTGGTAGAGATGGTGGATGGAGAGCCTCCGTACTTCAGTGACACGCCAGTGGCAGCTATGAAAAAACTGAGGGACGAGCCGCCACCCACAGTCAGGAACACACAGAAG atctcCCCTGTGCTGAAGGACTTCCTGGATCGTATGCTAACACGGGACCCCCAGGAGCGGGCTACCGCTAGCGACCTGCTGGAGCACCCCTTCCTGCTGCAGTGTGGCTCGCGGCAGTGCCTGGTGCCCCTAGTAGAACGATACCGTAAGCGCATGTCCCGCTGCTGA
- the LOC115175083 gene encoding myosin-6: MGDALMAEFGKAAHFLRKSDKERLEAQTRAFDIKTECFVVDDKVEYVKGQIQSKEGGKVIVKREDQTIVTVKEVDVHPQNPPKYDKIEDMAMFTFLHEPAVLFNLKERYAAWMIYTYSGLFCVTVNPYKWLPVYDSEVVSAYRGKKRTEAPPHIFSISDNAYQYMLTDRENQSVLITGESGAGKTVNTKRVIQYFASIAAVSGVKRDPSKGTLEDQIIQANPALEAFGNAKTLRNDNSSRFGKFIRIHFGTSGKLSSADVETYLLEKSRITFQLKAERNYHIFFQILSNQKPELLDLLLITNNPYDYSYISQGEVTVASINDSEELMATDSAFDVLGFTAEEKQGVYKLTGAIMHYGNMRFKQKQREEQAEPDGTEAADKSAYLMGINSADLIKGLCHPRVKVGNEYVTKGQGVDQVYYSLGALAKSVYEKMFNWMVVRINHSLDTKQARQHFIGVLDIAGFEIFDFNTFEQLCINFTNERLQQFFNHHMFVLEQEEYKKEGIDWEFIDFGMDLQACIDLIEKPLGIMSILEEECMFPKASDQTFKAKLYDNHLGKNRMFQKPIPGKGKAEAHFALLHYAGTVDYNISGWLVKNKDPLNETVCGLYAKSSLKLLSHLFAIIATEGGDKAGGKGGKKKGSAFQTVSALHRENLNKLMSTLKTTHPHFVRCLIPNESKTPGTMDNCLVMHQLRCNGVLEGIRICRKGFPNRVLYGDFKQRYRILNASVIPEGQFIDSKKAAEKLLGSLDIDHTQYRFGNTKVFFKAGLLGTLEEMRDEQLSRIITMIQANARAILMRAEYQKLVERRDALMVIQWNLRAFLGVKNWPWMKMFFKIKPLLKSAESDKEMANIKDEFTKLKEAFEKSEARRKELEEKVVSILQEKNDLLLQCQSEQDTLTDAEERCEQLIKSKIQMEAKVKELTERMEDEEEMNADLTAKKRKLEDECSELKKDIDDLELTLAKVEKEKHATENKVKNLTEEMASQDENIVKLTKEKKALQEAHQQTLDDLQSEEDKANTLTKAKAKLEQQVDDLEGSLEHEKKVRMELERSKRKLEGDLKLNQENLMDLENDKQQQDEKLKKKEFEMSSLTVKIEDEQVAGVQLQKKLKESQARIEELEEELDAERAARAKVEKQRSDLSRELEDISERLEEAGGATSVQVELNKKRENEFLKLRRDLEESTLQHEATAASLRKKHADSVAELGEQIDNLQRVKQKLEKEKSELKLELDDLSSNMESVVKAKSNMEKMCRSMEDNMNENKTKYEEAQRSLNDFSSQRARLLTENGELGRQLEEKECLISQLTRGKSSYTQQVEDMRRQLEEEVKAKNSLAHAVQSSRHDCDLLREQFEEEQEAKAELQRALSKANTEVSTWRARYETDGIQKTEELEEAKKKLVQRLQEAEEAVEAVNAKCSSLEKTKSRLQNEIEDLMLDLERSNAASAALDKKQRTFDKVMAEWKQKYEESQCELEGSQKEARSLSTELFKLKNAYEESLDHLETIQRENKNLQEEISDLTDQLGEGGKSAHELEKLRKQLEQEKAELQSALEEAEGSLEHEEGKILRAQLEFNQVKADIERKLAEKDEEMEQVKRNYQRMVESLQTSLESETRSRNEALRVKKKMEGDLNEMEIQLSQANRQAADAQKQLKSIQSYLKDTQLQLDDSTHGNEDLKENIALLERRNNLFQAELEELRVVLEQTERCRKLAEQELTEATERMQLLHSQNTGLINQKKKQEADLLQLQTEVEEAVQENRNAEEKAKKAITDAAMMAEELKKEQDTSAHLERMKKNMEQTIKDLQHRLDEAEQIAMKGGKKQLQKLELRIKELESELEAEQKRGTESIKGVRKYERRIKELTYQTTEDRKNMARIQDLVDKLQLKVKSYKRASEEAEEQANANLAKFRKLQHELEEAEERADIAESQVNKLRAKTRDGSGKKGLDE; the protein is encoded by the coding sequence ATGGGTGACGCTCTCATGGCCGAGTTTGGGAAGGCTGCTCACTTTCTGAGGAAGTCAGACAAGGAGCGCCTGGAAGCCCAGACCAGGGCTTTTGACATCAAGACCGAGTGCTTCGTGGTTGATGACAAAGTAGAATATGTCAAGGGGCAGATCCAAAGCAAAGAGGGGGGAAAGGTGATCGTAAAGAGGGAGGACCAGACTATCGTGACCGTCAAGGAGGTGGACGTCCATCCCCAGAACCCGCCAAAATACGATAAAATTGAAGACATGGCCATGTTCACCTTCCTCCACGAGCCAGCTGTTCTGTTTAACCTCAAAGAGCGTTATGCAGCCTGGATGATCTACACCTACTCAGGGCTGTTCTGTGTGACAGTGAACCCATACAAGTGGCTTCCTGTCTATGACTCTGAGGTGGTGTCTGCCTACAGGGGAAAGAAGAGGACTGAAGCCCCCCCTCACATCTTCTCCATCTCAGATAATGCCTACCAGTATATGCTTACTGATCGGGAGAACCAGTCTGTTCTTATCACCGGAGAATCCGGTGCTGGAAAGACTGTCAACACCAAGAGAGTCATCCAGTACTTTGCCAGCATTGCAGCAGTTAGTGGGGTTAAGAGGGATCCAAGCAAGGGCACCCTGGAAGATCAAATCATCCAGGCTAACCCTGCACTAGAGGCTTTCGGTAATGCCAAAACACTGAGAAATGACAACTCATCACGTTTCGGCAAATTCATCCGTATTCACTTCGGGACCAGTGGGAAACTGTCCTCTGCCGACGTAGAGACTTACCTTCTTGAGAAGTCCCGTATCACCTTTCAGCTCAAAGCTGAGAGGAACTACCATATTTTCTTCCAGATATTGTCCAATCAAAAGCCAGAGCTGTTGGACTTGCTGTTAATCACCAACAATCCATATGACTACTCCTACATCTCCCAAGGAGAGGTAACAGTAGCATCCATCAATGATTCTGAGGAACTGATGGCCACTGATAGTGCCTTCGATGTGCTCGGCTTTACTGCAGAGGAAAAACAGGGGGTCTACAAGTTGACAGGTGCCATAATGCACTACGGCAACATGAGGTTCAAACAAAAGCAGCGGGAGGAGCAGGCAGAGCCTGACGGTACAGAGGCTGCTGACAAGTCAGCTTACCTAATGGGGATAAATTCTGCAGATCTGATTAAAGGACTTTGCCATCCCAGAGTCAAGGTTGGCAATGAGTATGTCACCAAAGGTCAAGGTGTAGATCAGGTCTACTATTCCCTCGGTGCATTGGCTAAGTCAGTGTATGAAAAGATGTTCAACTGGATGGTGGTGAGAATCAACCACTCCCTTGACACAAAACAGGCACGCCAGCATTTCATAGGCGTACTGGACATTGCTGGATTTGAGATCTTTGATTTCAACACCTTTGAACAGCTCTGCATCAACTTCACAAATGAGAGACTGCAACAGTTTTTCAATCATCACATGTTTGTGCTCGAACAAGAGGAGTACAAAAAGGAGGGCATTGACTGGGAGTTCATCGACTTTGGGATGGACTTGCAAGCTTGCATTGACCTCATTGAAAAGCCACTTGGGATCATGTCAATTCTAGAGGAAGAGTGCATGTTCCCCAAGGCCAGTGACCAGACCTTTAAGGCTAAGCTATATGACAACCATTTGGGCAAGAATAGAATGTTTCAGAAGCCAATTCCAGGTAAGGGCAAGGCAGAGGCACACTTTGCCCTGCTCCACTATGCTGGCACTGTTGATTATAATATTTCTGGCTGGCTGGTGAAGAACAAAGATCCATTGAATGAAACAGTGTGTGGTCTTTATGCAAAATCCTCCCTCAAGCTGTTGAGCCATCTTTTTGCCATCATAGCAACGGAGGGAGGTGACAAAGCTGGTGGAAAAGGAGGCAAAAAGAAAGGGTCTGCTTTCCAGACTGTATCTGCACTTCACAGGGAAAACCTAAACAAGCTGATGAGCACCCTGAAAACCACCCATCCCCACTTTGTCCGCTGCTTGATCCCAAATGAGAGCAAAACGCCAGGGACCATGGACAACTGCCTTGTGATGCACCAGCTTCGCTGTAACGGTGTGCTGGAGGGCATTCGAATCTGCAGAAAGGGCTTCCCAAACAGAGTCCTCTATGGCGACTTCAAACAGAGATATAGAATCCTGAATGCATCCGTCATTCCTGAGGGCCAGTTTATTGACTCCAAGAAAGCCGCTGAAAAGCTACTGGGATCATTGGACATTGACCACACTCAGTACCGGTTTGGCAACACCAAGGTCTTCTTCAAAGCAGGCTTGCTGGGTACATTGGAGGAGATGCGAGATGAACAACTCTCCCGCATCATTACAATGATCCAGGCCAACGCAAGAGCCATACTCATGAGGGCAGAGTACCAGAAGCTTGTGGAACGCAGGGATGCTCTAATGGTCATCCAGTGGAACCTTCGCGCCTTTTTAGGGGTTAAGAACTGGCCCTGGATGAAGATGTTCTTCAAAATCAAGCCACTGCTGAAGAGTGCTGAGTCTGACAAAGAGATGGCAAACATAAAGGACGAGTTCACTAAGCTCAAAGAGGCCTTTGAGAAATCAGAAGCAAGACGGAAGGAGCTTGAGGAGAAAGTGGTGAGTATTCTCCAAGAGAAGAACGACCTGCTCCTACAATGCCAGTCTGAGCAGGACACACTAACAGATGCTGAAGAGCGCTGTGAGCAGCTCATAAAAAGTAAGATCCAAATGGAAGCAAAAGTCAAAGAACTGACAGAACGtatggaggatgaagaggagatgAATGCAGATCTCACAGCAAAGAAACGCAAGCTGGAGGATGAATGCTCTGAGTTGAAGAAAGATATAGATGACCTTGAGCTGACATTAGCCAAGGTTGAGAAAGAGAAACATGCCACAGAGAACAAGGTGAAGAACCTCACAGAGGAGATGGCTTCCCAGGATGAAAACATTGTGAAGCTGACCAAAGAGAAGAAGGCACTGCAGGAGGCTCATCAGCAGACACTCGATGACCTACAGAGTGAGGAGGACAAAGCCAACACCTTGACCAAAGCTAAAGCTAAGCTGGAGCAACAGGTGGATGACCTTGAGGGCTCCCTGGAACACGAAAAGAAAGTCAGAATGGAGCTTGAGCGCTCCAAGAGAAAGCTTGAGGGAGACCTAAAACTGAACCAAGAGAATTTGATGGATTTGGAGAACGACAAACAGCAGCAAGACGAGAAACTCAAGAAGAAAGAATTTGAGATGAGCAGCCTGACTGTAAAGATTGAGGATGAGCAGGTGGCTGGAGTTCAGCTCCAGAAGAAACTGAAGGAAAGCCAGGCACGAATCGAAGAGCTTGAAGAGGAGTTGGACGCTGAGCGAGCAGCCCGAGCCAAAGTGGAGAAGCAGCGATCTGATCTCTCCCGCGAGCTAGAGGACATAAGTGAGCGTTTGGAGGAAGCGGGAGGGGCCACATCTGTCCAGGTGGAGCTCAACAAGAAGAGGGAGAATGAATTTCTGAAACTTCGCAGGGACCTGGAGGAATCCACGCTTCAACATGAGGCCACGGCTGCATCCTTGAGGAAGAAGCATGCGGACAGTGTGGCCGAACTGGGTGAGCAAATCGACAACCTCCAGCGTGTCAAGCAGAAGCTAGAGAAAGAGAAGAGTGAGCTGAAGCTGGAGCTAGACGACCTGTCCTCAAATATGGAGAGTGTGGTAAAGGCCAAATCCAACATGGAGAAGATGTGCCGATCGATGGAAGACAATATGAATGAGAACAAGACCAAGTATGAGGAGGCCCAGAGGTCCCTCAATGACTTCTCCTCACAGAGGGCCAGGCTGCTCACTGAAAATGGAGAGTTGGGACGTCAGTTGGAGGAGAAAGAGTGCCTGATTTCACAACTCACCAGGGGCAAGAGCTCCTACACCCAGCAGGTGGAGGATATGCGCAGGCAGCTCGAGGAGGAGGTCAAGGCGAAGAATTCACTGGCCCATGCTGTGCAGTCTTCCCGTCATGACTGTGACCTGCTCAGAGAACAgtttgaggaggagcaggaggccaaGGCAGAGCTGCAGAGGGCACTATCCAAGGCCAACACTGAAGTGTCCACATGGAGGGCAAGGTATGAGACTGATGGAATCCAGAAAActgaggagctggaggaagctaAAAAGAAGTTAGTCCAAAGACTGCAAGAAGCAGAGGAGGCTGTGGAGGCTGTGAACGCAAAGTGTTCCTCCCTCGAAAAGACCAAGAGTCGCCTCCAAAATGAAATTGAGGACCTGATGTTGGATCTTGAAAGATCTAATGCCGCATCTGCAGCTCTGGACAAGAAGCAGAGAACCTTTGACAAAGTCATGGCTGAGTGGAAGCAGAAGTATGAGGAGTCACAGTGTGAGCTTGAGGGTTCCCAGAAGGAGGCTCGGTCTCTCAGCACTGAGCTCTTCAAATTGAAGAATGCCTATGAGGAGTCCTTGGATCACCTGGAGACCATTCAAAGGGAGAATAAGAACCTGCAGGAGGAGATCTCTGACCTTACTGATCAACTTGGTGAGGGAGGAAAAAGCGCCCATGAATTGGAGAAACTTCGGAAGCAGCTGGAGCAAGAGAAAGCAGAGCTCCAGTCAGCACTGGAGGAGGCAGAAGGTTCCCTGGAGCACGAAGAGGGCAAGATCCTTCGGGCACAGCTGGAATTCAACCAGGTGAAGGCAGATATTGAGCGCAAGCTGGCAGAGAAAGATGAGGAAATGGAACAGGTCAAGAGAAACTACCAGCGCATGGTGGAGTCACTGCAGACCTCCCTCGAGTCTGAGACCAGGAGCCGCAACGAGGCCCTGAGAGTCAAGAAGAAGATGGAGGGCGACCTCAACGAGATGGAGATCCAGCTTAGCCAAGCCAACAGACAAGCGGCTGATGCCCAAAAGCAGCTTAAGAGCATCCAGTCATATCTGAAGGATACCCAGCTGCAGCTGGATGACTCTACACATGGGAATGAAGACCTGAAGGAGAACATTGCTCTCTTGGAGCGCAGGAACAATCTGTTCCAAGCGGAGCTGGAGGAACTTCGGGTTGTTCTTGAGCAGACAGAGCGTTGCCGCAAGCTGGCCGAACAGGAGCTCACTGAAGCCACAGAGCGCATGCAGCTCCTGCACTCTCAAAACACAGGCCTCATCAACCAGAAGAAGAAACAAGAGGCTGATCTGCTCCAACTGCAGACCGAGGTGGAGGAAGCGGTACAGGAGAACCGCAATGCTGAAGAGAAGGCCAAGAAGGCCATCACCGATGCAGCCATGATGGCCGAGGAGCTGAAGAAGGAGCAAGACACTAGTGCCCACCTGGAGCGTATGAAGAAGAATATGGAGCAGACCATTAAGGACCTGCAGCACCGTCTGGATGAGGCGGAACAAATCGCAATGAAGGGTGGGAAGAAGCAGCTCCAAAAGCTGGAGTTACGCATTAAGGAGTTGGAGAGCGAGCTGGAGGCGGAGCAGAAGAGGGGCACAGAGTCCATCAAAGGGGTGCGCAAGTACGAGCGGCGCATCAAGGAGCTCACTTACCAGACGACGGAGGATCGCAAGAACATGGCTCGCATCCAGGACCTGGTGGACAAGCTGCAGCTGAAGGTGAAGTCCTACAAGCGCGCCTCCGAGGAGGCAGAGGAACAGGCCAATGCCAACCTGGCCAAGTTCCGCAAGCTGCAGCATGAGCTGGAGGAGGCTGAAGAGCGAGCAGACATCGCCGAGTCCCAGGTGAACAAACTCCGGGCCAAGACCAGAGACGGGTCTGGCAAGAAGGGCTTGGATGAGTGA